The genomic DNA TGTATTAAGCTCATGTAAAAATCATCTTTAGAGAATCCATATGCATGCTGGTCCATGATATTGTGTAGCTGTCAATTGGGCATTAGGCCTTCTCCAACAACATGAACCAACATGAATAAGTTAGACTATTAAAATGAAAATCTCATGGATGTGTTGCACCATATTTCTTGAGCACAAGGACCACAAATGGATAGTTGAATATTTGCAGGTTGACTCATTTGTGGTAGAGATCATCCAAATAATTGTATATGCAGGATGATTGAAGATCACACAATAGGCTGTAAGATTATTTGTCAACTCATCAGGACCTCGTGATTTGTTGAACTTCTCTGAAGGAGTTGATTTAATCTAATAAAGTTCAAAAGGCTTGTCCAGGGAATGATACAATTCATGTTGGTCAGGAACAGGCTCATGCCTTGGGATGCAAGGAAATGAGTGTGTGGTAGGTCTCCTGGATGCCCTTAGGTTAGGAATGGTATTGCCGTCAATCAGAGAGATGATTGATATTTTACATCTATCTCAGTAAAATGGAAGAATGACATGTTGCAGCCTTTGTTAGTTTAGCACACTATCTTCAGTGGAATTCTTCCCAAGTATAGAGTTCACCAAGTGATTTAGAAGGAAGgaatgattgaaaaaaaaattctattttcttcCCGCTTTAACGTCTTCAACATGCAGGCATAACAACCTTTTCTCTGATTTTACTCTACATTTTCTCTTTTATTGTGTGCAACTTCTTGCTTATTTTAGAATCTTTTCACATGGATGGTTTGACATTTGGCATTTAACCATATCACCAATCAAAATAACCAAACATGAGTCCCAACTGTTTGAGGTCAGTGAAACTGATCTTATTCCTCCAATGAAATCTATAAATGATACTAAATTCTAATACTTATGAGATTTAACCAAATCAACTTGAAATTCCATGTGCTGATTCAACTCATTGATCACTATAAATTGCATGCAGGGCAGTTAGTTGTTGCATCCTTGCTTAGTAGAAATATTAAGACACGCTTGCTACTTAGAGATCCTTCAAAAGCAATATCTTTGTTTGGTTTGCAAGATGAGAACACTCTTGAGGTACTGTGATCAATTTTTCTTCTAAGAGGTCAGCACAATGTTCTAAATTTCCCCACTTTTCATTTTGTTTCCATTTATTCCATATTGAATAAATTGTTGCAACAGGTACGTGAAGGTGACACAAGAAATCAAAATGACTTAGATCCAACTATCTTTGATGTTCGTCTCTATTTTGTCTAAGATTTTGGTCCTAAACTCATTTTTGCTCCTATTTattgaatttttcaaatattagGACTCTTGTCTCGTAGGGAGTGACGCATATTATTTGCTGTACTGGAACTACAGCTTTTCCTTCAAAACGTTGGGACGGAGATAACACCCCTGAACGAGTAGGTAAGAATAGTTTGTTTCTGCATCCATCTTGATTTTTACCACAGTATTCCATCAGGAATTTTACTTGCAGTCACTAGCTTCATGATCAGTTTTTAACTTATCTAAGCCTATTATAGAATCCTAAAGGCAATCAATTGCTAAATAGGACTCAAATTTGTGATGCAAAGTAAGCGACAAGGTTAGATATCTTGTCATGGGTGATTAAAAAGCTAGTGAACATATTTTCCTCAGAATATAACGAGGAAAAAAAACTAACTGCAAGGTATTTAAACTAACAGAGATTACAAGGATGGTACATGTTCCAGATTCAACTATATGAGGGTAATGCTGGATAAAGGATCAATGTCTGTCCTCTTCTCCATAACCGTAAAGGGCACTTTCTCAATCTCTGAAAAGGAAACTTAATCAGTGCTGAATTTGAATTTGTATTTATGGTTCAGCAACAATAAAGATGAGGTTTGGTAACCCAATTCATGAAAATTTCAAATAAGATGGCCACAAGCCTAGATTTTCTCTAGTTGTAAATATTTAATTCCAATCAGATTGGACTCATGTTTCCTGCAATTAgctaatataatttttcttttcgcaTAGGAATTACTTAAAACCTTTAAATACCCAATGCCTTTCTTAAAATTGATATAATGTTGCTTCATTTGAAGACTGGGAAGGAATCCGGAACCTTGTTTTGGCACTTCCTCCTACTCTTGAGAGGCTTGTTCTTGTGTCATCAATTGGCGTTACAAAATACAATGTGTTACCATGGAGGTATGCTCTTCATTTtattgacaaactagaaaagaaaaCATTGTTGAAAACTATTAGCTAACTTTTCTTCCTGTTTTTCAATGAAAAGAGAACATGTTTCATTGCTTGACAATACCAAAAGAAAAAATACCTAGCTGTTATCTTCTAATTGTGATTATGTTTTGCCAGCATTATGAATCTCTTTGGTGTTCTAAAATTCAAGAAGATGGGCGAAGATTTTGTGCGAAGTTCTGTTGTACCATTCACCATTATTAGGTGGTGGTTATGTtgcaaatttatataaattttttatctttCTGAACTTATCAGAATTAGTTTTAGAACATGGCTTTAACTCTATGTTGACAGTAATTATACACTTTCCAGGGCTGGGAGATTGACTGATGGACCATACACTTCCTATGATCTAAATACATTGTTGAAAGCAACTGCTGGAAAACGCCGTGCAGTTATTTTAAGTCAAGGTACTCAAATGCATTTTCAGAGGAAGCAGAATATAGATTTCAGAATTCTTTTGTAACAATGCACTggttttccctttttttcttttggTGAAAAGGGTTCATCCATAATGTTTTAAGGGGGAATTCAAGTAAAATGAAAAGGAATAAAATGACAAAGAAATAAATGAGAATTTCTGAAAATGTTTTCTGTCTTATTTCAGTAAGAGGATTACAATATATATCGACATTGAGAATTATCAAATCCCTTAATCCAAGGGTCTAATATTGGAAGAAATACAACAATAATTATAACTTATCAATCccttaatcctaggatttaatATAGAAAGAAATGCAACAATAATTATAAGGGATATATACAATAATAATGAAAATCTTAGAGAGGTAATCGAGGGATATATAACCATAACAAAACTAAATAAGGAAAGAAGAATATATTGACATCCCCCTCAAATTGATGCGGATAAGTCTATCAACATCAATTTGTTACTGAGAAACTTGTGTCGTTGCCTTTTCAAAGCTTTCGTAAAGACATCAGCTATTTGAAAATCAGTAGTAAGATGAGGAAGAGTGATAACACTTCGAATAAAGCCCTCCCTAATGTAATGACAATCTACCTCTATGTAATTTGTGCGTtcatacaacaacaataacaacaaccaagccttttcccactaggtggggtcggctgtatgaatccttttatgccattgagctctatctcctatatatcatgatctatatttaaataaattttatcttgttttattgttgctaaccaagtcttttttgatcttcttcttcctcgtttgatatgcatgtttatcatagtttcacatcgcttaactggagcatttattggtcgtctaagtacatgtccgtaccatcttaaacgtgtctttcggagtttttctcaatagatgcaactccgactttctctccaatactctcatttcttattttgtccatcctcgtatatccacacatccaccttagcgtcctcatctctgcaactctcatcttctgctcatgtgctctagtcatagcccaacattgagcttcatataacatagcaggtctaactgaggttttatagaacttaccttagTTTAAGAGGTAccttacgatcacataaaacactcgacgctcccctccatttcacccatcctgcttgtattctatgtaagacatctctctcaatccctccatcgttttgcaaaaatgatcctaaatatttaaatctctcggttccaggcaactcgtcatctcctatcttaacaattgtttcattacttctaatattgctaaacttaaattccatatattctgtctttaatctactaaacttaaaacctttcttttctAGTGTTTCCTCCcggattctagtttagcatttactccttcacgtgtttcatctaccaaaataatatcatttgcaaacaacatgcaccacggtgctgtatcttgaatgtgcgcagtgagttcgtccataattagtgtaaaaagatatgaacttagagctgatccttgatgtaaccctatctttattggaaatgcttcagttactccgcctgaagtctttactctggtcgttacattctcatacatgtccttaattagttcaatatatgttacgctaacacctctcttttctaaaattctccatataatttctcttgagactctatcataagctttttctaagtcaatgaataccatttgtagatcttatttttgctctcgatatttttcaattaattgtctaagaagatgtatagcttctaagTCAATGACACCTCTCTTTGTGTGTTCATGATATACTAAATTTGTAGTCCcttcggggcggtgcgatggttaaggcatggggtgttgccacatgaggtcttggggtcgaaactcggcgtgaccgagcataacctcccccatgtcttggccatttgcattaatggctagtagccacccgtgatttacctcctccatattggcctagggacgggttggcgggggcgctgggggtgagcgaatcgccttttgccacatgatatACTAAATTTATAGCTATTTGAATGACACTAGTATTATCACTATGAAGTGGAGTAGGATTAGGTGGAGGAAATCTAAGTTCGGAAAGAAGACCACATAACCAAACAATGTCACAACAGCAGACATGACTCTATATTCATCCTTCGTGGAAGAAACACAATCCTGTTTCTTACATTTCTAAGAATTCAAGGCAATTCCAAGAAAAATGTACTAGCCTATTGTAGATTTCCTAGTATTCGGGCAACTATCCCCAATCCGTATTACTATGCGCAATCAAATTAAGAGCATATTTTGTAGGAAAAAACAACCCATGAGTAGATGATCCAATTAAGTATCGAATAATGTGACGAACTACAGCAAGATGAAGATGTCAGGTGATTGCATAATTTGCTAATTGTATGGGCAATATATGAGATAACGGGACTTTTGATTGTTAGGTAGATAAGATTACCAACAAGTTGTCTATTTACCTCACCTCATTTTTTTGGTATTTCACATTCACCTGCATTGGCATATCAACAGTAGTATTGGCGTATCAAGTATTATCCTTTAAATCAGCTAGCTCAATGAGATTatgaatatatttatattgattcaAGAGCAAACCATGATCTCGAGAGTGAATTTGCAGTCCCAAAAAATATGTGAGAtgtccaagatctttcattttaaaTGTACTATGCAATATATTTTGAAGCTTAGTGATGAACCCAATCTCATTACGAGTGATGATAATATTATTAACATAGACTAAGAGAAAGACCATAGAGTCGACAAGAGGGGGTGgattgcctacaaaataaaaataaccttttctcgatctttcaatttagattagtagcacaattaaaataaacagtaataaattaactaaacaactaataaaataaaaaagacggaagaattacttggttacaatctaggtggttgttaatccaaggctttGAAAGTGCTCCACTAGAATTCTCCTTCATtacaggcggagaagcctcttacataaATTGACAGCACAGAAAATAAGATATGAAAGGCTACAGGACTTGTTCAAGTTGTTGGTTATTActtagctccaggggtctttttatagcctttgGAAAAATATATTCGTTGCTTGAAGGAGCCTCCAAGGAGGTCCAGGGCGCCTCCtaaaaggataaaactttatccttatgCAACGGTAGGCAATTGTTTACtttgtccagggcgcctccaaccaaaAAGGCGTAAGGGTGCCTCCAACaataatggaggcgccttcactcAAAGGTGCGAGGGCGCTTCCAACAaccctggaggcgcctccaatagtgcAGATTGCACTTTTAACTGTTAACACTTGGGTGACTTTATTCAATTAAAattgggctcatccgaacccatcttccgaccttctcctcgagcaggcttcctccttagcttctcgtccctcggaccacCGCGCGCGTtcttcttgtccgccggtgtactcttccgcagcacctcgtccctcggatgcatcgagcccgtcgactccttcCCCTGCCATCCTTTtcattagctgcgtcttccgctcgatttcttgtgttcctaagctcctgcacacttagacacaaggatcaaatacatctaacttaacctggttaattacatcaaaactaacccgggATTCTAACAATTTCTTCCTTTTTaatgtacatcaacccaagttaagctagggttaaaacaCAAATGCAATAAAATAACTAAGTCAATTAAATTGCAATTATAACAAAAAATTGCAATGCAATAAATTGACTAAGTTAA from Zingiber officinale cultivar Zhangliang chromosome 4A, Zo_v1.1, whole genome shotgun sequence includes the following:
- the LOC121970005 gene encoding uncharacterized protein At2g37660, chloroplastic-like isoform X1, with product MALSLSARLPSCSSSVFEKAHKVTTQPPILPFPSNLAACGCTLLPASMGVARRRRQVVGAVEEQHNQTSVLAQKQSPSYSSSKLVLVIGASGGVGQLVVASLLSRNIKTRLLLRDPSKAISLFGLQDENTLEVREGDTRNQNDLDPTIFDGVTHIICCTGTTAFPSKRWDGDNTPERVDWEGIRNLVLALPPTLERLVLVSSIGVTKYNVLPWSIMNLFGVLKFKKMGEDFVRSSVVPFTIIRAGRLTDGPYTSYDLNTLLKATAGKRRAVILSQGDKLVGEVSRLVVAEACIQALDLECTKRKIYEINSVEGDGPGSVPEKWRELFESAETN
- the LOC121970005 gene encoding uncharacterized protein At2g37660, chloroplastic-like isoform X2, with product MALSLSARLPSCSSSVFEKAHKVTTQPPILPFPSNLAACGCTLLPASMGVARRRRQVVGAVEEQHNQTSVLAQKQSPSYSSSKLVLVIGASGGVGQLVVASLLSRNIKTRLLLRDPSKAISLFGLQDENTLEVREGDTRNQNDLDPTIFDGVTHIICCTGTTAFPSKRWDGDNTPERVDWEGIRNLVLALPPTLERLVLVSSIGVTKYNVLPWSIMNLFGVLKFKKMGEDFVRSSVVPFTIIRAGRLTDGPYTSYDLNTLLKATAGKRRAVILSQGDKLVGEVSRLVVAEACIQALDLECTKRKIYEINSVEI